A window of the Comamonas sp. Y33R10-2 genome harbors these coding sequences:
- the hemH gene encoding ferrochelatase, with product MPSRFAPEPSFRHDQSARTGILLCNLGTPDAPTAAAVRPYLAQFLSDDRVVEIPKLAWWPILHGIILRTRPAKSAAKYATVWHEKDGSPLLHWTTRQATLLRGWLGERGHNLHVLPAMRYGKPSIPAQLDALKKEGCTRILILPLYPQYSGTTTASVFDAVYDWAKTQRHIPELRFVNRYHDDAGYIEALAQRIEHHWRGHGRGEKLVMSFHGVPERTLHLGDPYHCESHKTARLLADRLQLNADQYLVTFQSRFGKAKWLEPYTEPSLIAMAKAGTQRVDVVCPGFTGDCLETLEEIKQEAREAFLHAGGKQFEYIDCLNDSAPWMTALSDIAQRHMQGWPTQREDEAELQRRAQRAKATGAQQ from the coding sequence ATGCCTTCACGCTTTGCGCCCGAACCCAGCTTCCGCCACGATCAATCCGCCCGCACCGGCATTTTGCTGTGCAACCTGGGCACGCCCGATGCGCCCACCGCAGCAGCAGTGCGGCCGTATCTGGCGCAGTTCCTCAGCGATGACCGCGTGGTCGAGATCCCAAAACTCGCCTGGTGGCCGATTTTGCACGGCATCATCTTGCGCACGCGCCCGGCCAAGTCGGCCGCCAAGTACGCCACGGTCTGGCATGAAAAAGACGGCTCCCCCTTGCTGCACTGGACCACGCGCCAAGCCACGCTGCTGCGCGGCTGGCTGGGCGAGCGCGGCCACAACCTGCATGTGCTGCCAGCTATGCGCTATGGCAAGCCCTCCATCCCTGCGCAATTGGATGCCCTGAAGAAAGAAGGCTGCACGCGCATTCTGATTTTGCCGCTGTACCCGCAATACTCGGGCACGACCACGGCCAGCGTGTTTGATGCGGTGTATGACTGGGCCAAAACCCAGCGCCATATTCCAGAGCTGCGTTTTGTGAACCGCTATCACGACGATGCCGGCTACATCGAAGCACTGGCCCAGCGGATCGAGCACCACTGGCGCGGCCACGGCCGGGGCGAAAAACTGGTGATGAGCTTTCACGGCGTGCCCGAGCGCACGCTGCACTTAGGCGACCCGTACCACTGCGAATCACACAAAACAGCACGCCTGCTGGCTGATCGGCTGCAGCTCAACGCCGATCAATACCTGGTCACCTTCCAGTCGCGCTTTGGCAAGGCCAAGTGGCTTGAGCCCTATACCGAGCCTTCGCTGATTGCCATGGCCAAGGCCGGCACCCAGCGCGTCGATGTGGTCTGCCCCGGCTTTACCGGCGACTGCCTTGAGACGCTGGAAGAAATCAAGCAAGAGGCACGCGAAGCCTTTTTGCATGCGGGCGGCAAACAGTTTGAATACATCGACTGCTTAAACGACAGCGCACCGTGGATGACGGCTCTTAGCGATATTGCCCAGCGCCATATGCAAGGCTGGCCCACCCAGCGCGAAGATGAGGCTGAGCTCCAACGTAGGGCGCAACGCGCCAAAGCAACGGGCGCTCAGCAGTAA
- a CDS encoding ABC transporter ATP-binding protein: MQHVIDLNAVTQTFVSSDGSPVTALQGVDLHLRRNEFVSLIGPSGCGKSTILRLLAGLIRPTSGEVRIFDLPVTEPRDEIGMVFQKPTLLPWLTVLQNITFPMRHKYGHVEMKEEARAQQLLKMVGLKEFGHKRPHELSGGMQQRVAIARSLLHDPDILLMDEPFSALDALTRDEMSFELLRIWNERPKTVVFVTHSIQEALLLSDRIVVMSARPGRVADIIDVPLPRPRSMATLADPVFNAMANEIRLKVFSKHPEPA, translated from the coding sequence ATGCAACACGTAATCGATCTGAACGCGGTCACCCAGACTTTTGTCTCCAGCGACGGCAGTCCCGTCACGGCCTTGCAAGGCGTGGACCTGCATTTGCGCCGCAATGAATTTGTCTCGCTCATTGGCCCCTCTGGCTGCGGAAAATCCACTATTTTGCGGCTGCTCGCTGGCCTGATTCGCCCCACCAGCGGCGAGGTTCGCATCTTCGATCTCCCCGTGACAGAGCCGCGCGATGAGATCGGTATGGTGTTCCAAAAACCCACGCTGCTGCCTTGGCTCACTGTGCTGCAAAACATCACCTTCCCCATGCGCCACAAATACGGCCATGTAGAGATGAAGGAAGAGGCCCGCGCCCAGCAGTTGCTGAAAATGGTGGGCCTCAAAGAATTTGGCCATAAACGCCCGCACGAGCTATCGGGCGGCATGCAGCAGCGCGTGGCCATTGCACGCTCCTTGCTACACGACCCCGACATTTTGCTGATGGATGAGCCTTTCTCAGCTCTTGACGCACTCACCCGCGACGAGATGAGTTTTGAGCTGCTGCGCATCTGGAACGAGCGCCCCAAGACCGTGGTCTTTGTGACCCACTCGATTCAAGAAGCCTTGCTGCTGTCAGACCGCATCGTCGTCATGAGCGCCCGCCCCGGCCGTGTGGCCGACATCATTGATGTGCCCCTGCCGCGCCCGCGCAGCATGGCCACGCTGGCCGACCCGGTGTTCAACGCAATGGCCAATGAGATACGACTCAAGGTCTTTAGCAAACACCCCGAACCCGCTTAA
- a CDS encoding alpha/beta fold hydrolase, whose translation MSHTKHMVLIHGAWQGSWAFAAWIPWLQSAGWQVTAVNLPGNDASTQDESQANLEGYTAHVLGVLESLDGPAVIVGHSGGGMTASQVAQAAPERVSAVVYLAGMMLPSGMSFGDVIAQCHAADPHFSYEGIGPHLLWNEERSASSVPLDAALALFLHDCHPTAALKAASRLCPQPETGRSMRNQLTSERFGLVPRVYVECTQDRSVTLALQQRMQHLSPGVQRIRLDCGHVPQLACPQALTDALLPVLNEITFQPLIDID comes from the coding sequence ATGAGTCACACAAAACACATGGTGCTGATCCACGGCGCATGGCAAGGCAGCTGGGCTTTTGCAGCGTGGATTCCTTGGCTGCAGTCCGCAGGCTGGCAAGTTACCGCCGTCAACTTACCGGGCAACGATGCATCGACCCAGGATGAAAGTCAGGCCAACTTGGAAGGCTACACCGCCCATGTGCTGGGCGTTCTGGAGTCTCTTGATGGCCCGGCCGTCATCGTCGGCCACAGTGGCGGCGGCATGACAGCATCCCAAGTTGCGCAAGCTGCGCCTGAGCGCGTCAGCGCCGTGGTTTATCTGGCAGGAATGATGCTGCCCAGCGGCATGAGTTTTGGCGATGTGATTGCCCAATGTCATGCCGCTGACCCCCACTTCAGCTACGAAGGCATAGGACCACATTTGCTCTGGAATGAGGAGCGCAGCGCCAGCAGCGTACCGCTTGATGCAGCTTTGGCACTTTTTTTGCATGACTGTCATCCAACAGCCGCCCTCAAGGCCGCAAGCCGTTTATGCCCCCAGCCAGAAACGGGCCGCAGCATGCGCAACCAGCTCACTTCAGAGCGCTTTGGCCTGGTGCCACGGGTCTATGTGGAATGCACACAAGACAGATCCGTGACGCTGGCACTGCAGCAGCGCATGCAGCATCTCTCGCCGGGAGTGCAACGTATCCGCCTTGATTGCGGCCATGTGCCCCAACTGGCCTGCCCGCAGGCACTCACTGATGCTTTGCTGCCCGTTTTGAATGAAATCACCTTCCAGCCTTTGATTGACATTGACTAG
- a CDS encoding nucleoside deaminase: MTDKTYPPQGLTPTAEQIQRNLRHAQAVAERATQMGHHPFGAVLVGPDQETVLMEQCNIDTVNHAESTLARMAATNYTPEFLWSCTLYTNVEPCCMCAGTAYWANIGRVVFGMTEHRLLECTGSHGENPTMSVPSRYVFDHCQKAVELIGPVPEMEAEIAAQQQAFWAQR, encoded by the coding sequence ATGACCGATAAGACCTACCCTCCTCAAGGACTGACACCCACCGCCGAGCAAATTCAGCGCAACCTGCGCCACGCGCAGGCCGTGGCCGAGCGCGCCACGCAAATGGGTCACCACCCATTTGGTGCGGTGCTGGTGGGCCCCGATCAAGAGACTGTGTTGATGGAGCAGTGCAACATCGACACCGTCAACCATGCCGAGTCCACGCTGGCGCGCATGGCTGCCACCAATTACACGCCCGAGTTCTTGTGGAGCTGCACGCTCTACACCAATGTAGAGCCCTGCTGCATGTGCGCAGGCACCGCCTACTGGGCCAATATTGGACGCGTCGTATTTGGCATGACTGAGCACCGCCTGCTCGAATGCACAGGCAGCCATGGCGAGAACCCCACCATGAGCGTGCCCTCGCGCTATGTCTTCGATCACTGCCAAAAGGCCGTGGAGCTGATCGGCCCTGTGCCCGAGATGGAGGCCGAAATCGCGGCGCAACAACAAGCCTTCTGGGCACAGCGCTAA
- a CDS encoding DUF2788 domain-containing protein, protein MIFGYTEEQVAQFFLTWGVGAFILFMLFIILQLARQSKAGKFGTFVIFLGLGVGFVGYLAKMVIQWWIEGR, encoded by the coding sequence GTGATATTTGGATATACGGAAGAGCAGGTCGCCCAGTTTTTTCTGACTTGGGGCGTGGGTGCTTTCATCTTGTTCATGCTGTTCATCATCTTGCAACTGGCGCGCCAGTCCAAGGCAGGTAAGTTCGGCACTTTTGTGATTTTTCTCGGACTGGGCGTGGGCTTTGTGGGCTACTTGGCCAAGATGGTCATTCAGTGGTGGATAGAGGGGCGTTGA
- a CDS encoding DUF2189 domain-containing protein — MPSCQSACLFTTPPLAPVHTIAWSQPLVWLSKAFSDIKQAPLLSLMHGLFLILIGFAILSVGHNRFWLMAGALSGFLVVGPLVATSLYAMSRAIERGEAANRSLIRRTWTQWQSGRFSAQGGYWCMVRFGALLALAATGWVLISASLITVMSPVPVATLQDFIAHVVLAKDGQLFMQWLALGSFLAAPIFASSIVAMPLMLDRRVTVRQAVLTSWSVVLANSGPMALWAALIVLLTLLGLGSYLLGLLFVMPLLGHASWHAYRDLVDASAFAARDDVIAPAA, encoded by the coding sequence ATGCCTAGCTGCCAAAGTGCCTGTCTTTTCACCACGCCACCTTTGGCACCGGTGCACACCATTGCTTGGAGCCAGCCATTGGTGTGGCTTTCCAAAGCGTTCAGTGACATCAAGCAAGCGCCGTTATTGAGCTTGATGCATGGCCTTTTCTTGATCTTGATCGGGTTTGCCATCTTGAGCGTGGGGCACAATCGTTTTTGGTTGATGGCAGGGGCCTTGTCTGGCTTCTTGGTTGTGGGTCCCTTGGTGGCAACCAGCCTCTATGCCATGAGCCGAGCCATTGAGCGCGGTGAAGCCGCGAACCGGAGCCTGATTCGCCGCACTTGGACGCAATGGCAAAGCGGGCGTTTTTCGGCTCAGGGCGGGTACTGGTGCATGGTGCGGTTTGGTGCACTGCTGGCGCTGGCTGCTACGGGTTGGGTGCTGATATCAGCATCGCTGATAACGGTGATGTCGCCCGTGCCCGTCGCCACACTGCAAGACTTTATTGCGCATGTGGTGCTGGCAAAAGACGGGCAGCTGTTTATGCAGTGGCTCGCTTTGGGTAGCTTTTTAGCGGCGCCTATTTTTGCCTCCAGCATCGTTGCCATGCCGCTGATGCTGGACAGGCGAGTGACCGTGCGCCAAGCCGTGTTGACCAGCTGGTCCGTGGTTTTGGCAAACTCCGGCCCTATGGCTTTGTGGGCCGCGCTGATTGTGTTGTTGACTTTGCTAGGCCTTGGCAGCTATTTGCTGGGGTTGTTGTTTGTGATGCCCTTGCTAGGACATGCCAGCTGGCATGCCTACCGGGACTTGGTGGATGCATCGGCATTTGCGGCCAGAGATGACGTTATAGCGCCCGCCGCTTGA
- a CDS encoding isopenicillin N synthase family oxygenase produces the protein MNSSTLPIIDISGLRSPDPVDQHLVAEQLRQACEQRGFFYITGHGIDPALIQSVFSASQLFFDLPMIEKLAVDKKHSVCNRGYEPLKAQTLEVGAPPDLKESFYVGTEVAANDPRVLAKRFNTGPNQWPENMGDFRGVMQSYYQAAYDLGATLVRGLALSLSVPISHFDGYLKEAAATLRLLHYPPQPANPEAGEKGCGEHTDFGGVTLLLQDDAGGLQVWDKVSRSWIDAPPVPGAFTVNIGDLFARWTNDRYVSTLHRVINVSGRERYSVPFFFTGNPLHKVECIPTCLNEGEQPKYPATTVEQHQIECYRRTYG, from the coding sequence GTGAACTCATCCACACTCCCCATCATCGATATCAGCGGCCTGCGCAGCCCTGATCCCGTGGATCAGCACTTGGTCGCCGAGCAACTGCGCCAAGCCTGTGAGCAGCGCGGCTTTTTCTACATCACCGGTCACGGCATAGACCCGGCCCTCATCCAAAGTGTGTTTTCTGCCAGCCAGCTTTTTTTTGATCTGCCCATGATCGAAAAGCTGGCCGTAGACAAAAAACACTCCGTCTGCAATCGCGGCTACGAACCGCTCAAGGCTCAGACACTGGAAGTCGGCGCACCGCCCGACCTCAAAGAAAGCTTTTACGTCGGCACAGAAGTCGCCGCCAATGACCCGCGCGTGCTGGCCAAACGCTTTAACACTGGCCCCAACCAGTGGCCCGAAAACATGGGTGACTTTCGCGGCGTCATGCAAAGCTATTACCAAGCCGCTTATGACTTGGGAGCCACCTTGGTGCGCGGCTTAGCGCTGTCGCTCAGCGTGCCGATCAGCCACTTTGACGGCTACCTCAAAGAGGCAGCAGCCACCCTGCGCCTGCTGCACTACCCGCCCCAGCCCGCCAACCCCGAGGCCGGCGAAAAAGGCTGCGGCGAGCACACCGACTTTGGCGGCGTCACCTTGCTGCTGCAAGACGATGCCGGTGGCCTGCAGGTTTGGGACAAAGTCAGCCGCAGCTGGATTGATGCGCCGCCCGTGCCCGGAGCCTTCACCGTCAACATCGGCGACTTGTTTGCACGCTGGACGAATGACCGCTATGTCTCCACCCTGCACCGCGTCATCAATGTCTCGGGGCGCGAGCGTTACTCCGTGCCATTTTTCTTCACCGGCAACCCCCTGCACAAGGTGGAGTGCATTCCCACCTGCCTGAACGAAGGCGAACAGCCCAAATACCCAGCCACCACGGTAGAGCAGCACCAAATAGAGTGCTATCGCCGTACCTACGGTTAA
- a CDS encoding ABC transporter permease yields MPAFLLRHASLLFFIVVLVLWECACRFLHIPEYIFPAPSAIWSAAANLGLQRWLEHTAATLEVALIGYALAIALAIPLAIAITRSKLLSKIIMPWLVVIQSTPIVAVAPIIVVTLGAGLLPRVVITTLIAFFPLVVSTALGLASVPAELVELSRSLRATTSRQYWQIRMPFAVPYVFSALKVSITLAIVGAVVAEFVAAEKGLGYLILFATSSFKVPVAFAALGLLVVCSLVLYGAVQQVHKHFFPWSETANTP; encoded by the coding sequence ATGCCAGCCTTCTTACTACGTCACGCCTCGCTGCTTTTCTTCATTGTTGTTCTGGTGCTGTGGGAATGCGCTTGCCGCTTTTTGCATATTCCGGAATACATCTTCCCCGCGCCCAGCGCCATCTGGAGTGCCGCTGCCAACCTTGGCCTGCAGCGCTGGCTTGAGCACACGGCGGCCACCTTGGAAGTTGCCCTCATCGGCTATGCGCTGGCGATTGCTTTGGCCATTCCTTTGGCGATTGCCATTACGCGCTCCAAGCTGCTTTCAAAAATCATCATGCCTTGGCTGGTGGTCATCCAGTCGACGCCCATCGTAGCGGTGGCTCCCATCATCGTCGTTACACTCGGCGCAGGCCTGCTGCCACGCGTGGTCATCACCACGCTGATTGCTTTTTTCCCGCTGGTCGTCTCTACCGCTTTGGGCTTGGCCTCGGTGCCGGCTGAGCTGGTGGAGCTGTCACGCTCGCTGCGCGCCACTACCAGCCGCCAGTACTGGCAAATTCGCATGCCGTTTGCCGTGCCCTATGTGTTCTCCGCCCTCAAGGTCTCCATCACCTTGGCGATTGTGGGTGCTGTGGTGGCCGAGTTTGTGGCCGCTGAAAAAGGCTTGGGTTATTTGATTTTGTTTGCCACCTCTTCCTTCAAAGTGCCCGTGGCTTTTGCAGCACTAGGCTTGCTGGTGGTTTGCAGCTTGGTGCTCTATGGCGCCGTGCAGCAGGTACACAAACATTTTTTCCCCTGGAGTGAAACGGCCAACACTCCTTAA
- a CDS encoding tripartite tricarboxylate transporter substrate binding protein, producing the protein MASTFNQSTSEVLAISRRHLLSGAGALVCSSWLPSIAHASGEQWPSRPIRFVVPFAPGGSSEIVARSTAAELSKTLGQNVFVDNKPGAAGNIAMQEVARADDQSTVILGHIGTLAVNPYIFDKLSWDPKKDFVPVSLLAKVPSLYVVHPDLPVKNIAELVAYAKKNPGKLSYGSAGNGSAGHLAFEYLKMTADIFMLHVPYRGTGPMMTDLLSGRLDAAAVGAAALLPFIKAGKVRCIATGSAKRLPQLPDVPTVAEQGFPGFEMTQWYGMLAPSTLPRAHVDKLAAECAKAVKAPDALKRLQGDAAEPIGSTPEQFAQFIATEQNRWQKVLKRAQVKPN; encoded by the coding sequence ATGGCATCAACGTTCAACCAATCCACTAGTGAAGTTCTGGCCATCTCACGCCGCCACCTACTCTCGGGCGCAGGCGCGTTGGTTTGCAGCAGCTGGCTACCCAGCATTGCTCATGCATCGGGCGAGCAGTGGCCCAGCCGCCCCATTCGTTTTGTCGTGCCCTTCGCGCCCGGCGGCAGCTCTGAGATTGTGGCTCGCTCCACCGCTGCAGAGCTTTCAAAAACGCTAGGCCAAAACGTGTTTGTGGACAACAAGCCCGGCGCCGCAGGCAATATCGCCATGCAAGAAGTGGCACGCGCTGACGACCAAAGTACCGTCATCCTCGGCCATATCGGCACATTGGCCGTTAATCCGTACATTTTTGACAAGCTGTCCTGGGACCCAAAAAAGGACTTTGTTCCCGTCAGCCTGCTGGCCAAGGTGCCCAGCCTGTATGTGGTGCACCCCGACCTGCCCGTCAAGAACATAGCCGAGCTAGTGGCCTATGCCAAAAAGAATCCCGGCAAGCTCAGCTACGGCTCAGCCGGCAATGGCAGTGCAGGCCATTTGGCATTTGAATATCTGAAGATGACGGCCGACATCTTTATGCTGCACGTCCCCTATCGCGGCACTGGGCCCATGATGACCGACCTGCTCTCGGGCCGCCTTGATGCAGCCGCTGTAGGCGCTGCTGCGCTGCTGCCGTTTATCAAGGCTGGCAAGGTGCGGTGTATTGCCACCGGCTCGGCCAAACGCCTGCCGCAATTGCCCGATGTGCCGACGGTCGCCGAGCAAGGCTTCCCCGGCTTTGAGATGACGCAGTGGTACGGCATGCTGGCCCCATCCACCCTGCCCCGCGCCCATGTGGACAAACTCGCAGCAGAGTGTGCCAAGGCCGTCAAAGCCCCCGATGCCCTCAAGCGCCTGCAAGGCGATGCAGCAGAACCCATTGGCAGCACGCCAGAGCAATTCGCCCAGTTCATTGCGACCGAGCAAAACCGCTGGCAAAAAGTCTTGAAGCGCGCGCAAGTGAAGCCGAACTGA
- a CDS encoding LysR family transcriptional regulator, with protein sequence MHIHARSIRYFDMIRRCASIREAARHLHVASSAVNRQLLQLEDEIGSPLFERLSSGLRLTAAGEAFTRHVITVLQDEHRLATELELLRGVRKGSVSVAAVEGLNADLMPAVLTQMHRRYPMIQIHVRTCGSDQAAQAVIQGDADVGIGFSVKRHEHLRQCTMGRFALGAIVPPKHPIAQLERVNFSQCAAYPLILPTPELSMHSLLQPLVSHHKRALQVLLETSSIELAKSLVERGVGIFFQSRLGLERELREGRLVHVPLDTPTPLYSELGVYVRAGRTLPSALDAFNHIMADAIETREDDESLALRAEIAAPQKTLTESLLAKA encoded by the coding sequence ATGCATATTCACGCTCGCTCCATTCGCTACTTCGACATGATTCGCCGCTGCGCCTCGATTCGAGAGGCTGCACGCCACCTGCATGTGGCCTCATCGGCCGTTAACCGCCAACTGCTGCAGCTTGAGGATGAAATCGGCAGCCCATTATTCGAGCGCCTTAGCTCTGGACTAAGACTGACTGCGGCAGGGGAAGCATTCACACGCCACGTCATCACGGTGCTGCAAGATGAGCATCGCCTGGCCACCGAGCTAGAGTTGCTGCGCGGCGTGCGCAAAGGCTCCGTCAGCGTGGCCGCTGTGGAGGGCCTGAACGCCGATTTGATGCCTGCCGTACTGACGCAAATGCACAGGCGCTACCCGATGATCCAAATTCATGTGCGCACCTGCGGCTCTGATCAGGCAGCGCAAGCCGTGATTCAAGGGGATGCCGATGTGGGCATTGGCTTTTCCGTCAAACGCCACGAGCACCTGCGCCAATGCACCATGGGCCGCTTTGCGCTGGGGGCCATCGTGCCGCCCAAGCACCCTATTGCCCAACTAGAACGGGTGAATTTTTCTCAATGCGCAGCCTATCCATTGATTTTGCCGACGCCTGAACTCTCCATGCACAGCCTATTGCAGCCACTGGTCTCGCACCACAAACGTGCATTGCAGGTGCTGCTGGAGACTTCGTCCATAGAGCTGGCCAAAAGTCTGGTCGAGCGCGGCGTGGGGATTTTCTTTCAAAGCCGTTTGGGATTGGAGCGTGAACTGCGTGAAGGCCGCCTCGTTCATGTGCCGCTTGATACGCCAACGCCGCTGTACTCCGAGCTGGGCGTTTATGTGCGCGCGGGCCGCACGCTCCCCTCGGCACTCGATGCCTTCAACCACATCATGGCCGATGCCATCGAAACCCGCGAAGACGATGAAAGCCTCGCCTTGCGCGCGGAAATTGCAGCGCCGCAAAAAACGCTGACCGAATCGCTTCTTGCGAAGGCTTAA
- a CDS encoding ABC transporter substrate-binding protein — MTRHTSSFKPSFKFSAIAAMLIACGSAAHAADKLTVQLDWLPGGDKSFVYAGVQQGFFKEEGLEVKIAPGRGSADAVTKVASGSADVGFGGISALMMAAAEGKIPVKAVMSLYSKQPDALFTRADSKIKSLKDMEGKTVAMPTFSSSNALWPIMLQKNGVDASKIKVVKSDPATLAPMLAQGRVDATINWVTVAPAFSTVLKQTQKNLAVLPWTQFGLDGYGWSVMASDKIIKERPEVLKRYVRALTKSLEFSIQNPQKAAESLTAMVPEADAVVIKAEFEASIPLLKNEISQRDGLGKFEPKLLANTWGWVAQSMNYDLKKLDPETLVDRNFLIK; from the coding sequence ATGACCCGCCACACCTCTTCTTTCAAGCCATCTTTCAAGTTCTCTGCCATCGCCGCCATGCTCATCGCCTGCGGCAGCGCCGCGCATGCTGCAGACAAGCTCACCGTGCAACTTGACTGGCTGCCCGGTGGCGACAAGTCCTTTGTCTACGCTGGCGTGCAGCAAGGCTTTTTTAAAGAGGAAGGGCTGGAGGTAAAAATTGCTCCCGGTCGCGGTTCGGCGGATGCGGTGACCAAGGTGGCATCGGGCTCTGCCGATGTGGGCTTTGGCGGCATCTCGGCGCTCATGATGGCCGCTGCCGAAGGCAAGATTCCCGTCAAGGCCGTGATGTCGCTGTACTCCAAGCAACCCGACGCGCTCTTCACTCGCGCCGACAGCAAAATCAAGAGCCTCAAGGACATGGAAGGCAAGACCGTGGCCATGCCCACCTTCTCTTCATCGAACGCGCTGTGGCCCATCATGCTGCAAAAAAATGGCGTGGATGCCAGCAAGATCAAGGTCGTCAAATCTGACCCCGCCACACTCGCCCCCATGCTGGCCCAAGGCCGTGTGGACGCCACAATCAACTGGGTAACCGTGGCACCTGCCTTCAGCACCGTGCTCAAGCAGACCCAAAAAAATTTGGCGGTACTGCCTTGGACGCAGTTTGGCTTGGATGGCTACGGCTGGTCAGTCATGGCCAGCGACAAGATCATTAAAGAGCGCCCCGAAGTGCTCAAGCGCTATGTGCGTGCGCTGACCAAGTCGCTGGAGTTCTCTATTCAGAACCCGCAAAAAGCGGCTGAATCGCTGACAGCCATGGTGCCTGAAGCCGACGCAGTCGTGATCAAGGCTGAGTTTGAAGCCTCCATCCCGCTGCTCAAAAACGAGATCAGCCAACGCGATGGTCTGGGCAAGTTTGAGCCCAAGCTGCTGGCCAACACTTGGGGCTGGGTTGCGCAGTCTATGAACTATGACCTGAAAAAACTGGACCCCGAGACACTGGTTGATCGCAACTTTTTGATCAAGTAA
- a CDS encoding HAD family hydrolase, with the protein MHAKDTIHPAIATLQQLRASGKIRAISLDLDDTLWPIWPTIAKAEGVLLNWLSQHAPSTAQKLGDTATVRALRLEVECLRPDLKGDLSGLRRESIRLALTRAGDDPALAEPAFAEFFTARQRVDLFDDALPALEFFSQRWPVVALSNGNADVNVVGIGQHFKASLSASGAGMAKPDVRFFQVAADAVGVAPEHVLHIGDDAQLDVQGAMAAGMHAVWLNREQLAWPHAGAEPHVTVASLRQLCQGLADC; encoded by the coding sequence ATGCATGCCAAAGACACTATTCACCCAGCCATAGCGACGTTGCAGCAACTGCGCGCCAGCGGCAAAATTCGCGCCATCAGTCTTGATCTGGATGACACGCTATGGCCTATTTGGCCCACGATTGCCAAAGCTGAAGGCGTTTTGTTGAACTGGTTGAGTCAACATGCGCCCAGCACCGCTCAAAAACTGGGCGATACCGCGACGGTGCGCGCTCTGCGCCTTGAGGTGGAGTGCCTGCGCCCAGACTTAAAAGGCGACTTGAGTGGCCTGCGCCGCGAATCGATTCGGCTGGCGCTGACGCGCGCGGGTGATGACCCAGCCCTTGCTGAGCCTGCGTTTGCTGAATTCTTCACCGCACGCCAGCGCGTGGATTTGTTTGACGATGCGCTCCCCGCGCTGGAATTTTTCTCGCAGCGCTGGCCGGTGGTGGCTTTGAGTAACGGCAATGCCGATGTGAATGTGGTGGGCATTGGTCAGCACTTCAAAGCATCGTTATCAGCCAGCGGCGCGGGTATGGCCAAGCCTGATGTGCGTTTTTTCCAAGTAGCAGCTGATGCCGTGGGTGTGGCGCCAGAGCATGTGCTGCACATTGGTGACGATGCGCAGCTGGATGTGCAAGGGGCTATGGCTGCGGGTATGCACGCGGTATGGCTCAATCGCGAGCAGCTAGCATGGCCCCATGCAGGGGCTGAACCCCATGTCACCGTAGCCAGCCTGCGGCAGTTGTGCCAAGGGCTGGCAGATTGTTGA